The DNA segment TGCCTGTCGATCTTGGCGGCGACGCTAGGCACCGCGTTCGCCGTGGAAACGCAAGACGCGGTGTTGTTCATCGAGGATGTCGGCGAGCGACCGTATCGCATCGACCGTATGCTGACGCAGCTCAAACAGGCCGGCAAACTCGACCATCTAGCCGGGGTGATTTTCGGCGAGATGCACGACTGTTTCGAGGGAGCCGACGATCCAGCTTTATTGCACGCGGTCATCGACGATATTTTCGCCGACTATCGGTATCCGATCGGCTTCGGTCTCCCGGCTGGTCATGGCGGAGAGAATTTCGCGCTTCCTTTCGGGATTCAGGTACGCCTCGATGGCGAGCGGCAAACGCTGACTTTTCTTGAACCGGCGGTGGCGTGAAGCGAAATCATGAACTTCTCTGAAGTCGATCAGGTCATCAACAGCGGAGTCGAACAAGGCGTGTTTCCCGGCGTGGCCGTGCTGGTGAGTCAGGGTGGAGAGGTACGGTATCGACGCGCGCACGGATGGCGGAGCCTGGAGCCGGAACGGACGCCTCTCGCCATCGACATGATCTACGACACCGCCTCGCTGACCAAGCCGTTGGCGACCGGCGTGGCGTTGATGCTCTTGGTGGCGGAACACAAGCTCAGCCTTGATGATCGTGTAGCACGGTTTCTCCCCGATTTCGCTGCCCCTGAGAAAACAGCCATCACCGTGCGGCAGTTGCTTTCTCATGCCTCCGGTCTGCCGGCATGGCACCATTATTACCGGGATCTCATAGTTCGTCCGAACGGTCCTGAAGTCTGTCATTCCGAGCCGGAATGCAATGAAGGCGAGGAATCTCGTGTTGCCCCTGCCAGCTTGAGATTCCTCGTCGCGAAGCCTGTCCTGAGCAAAGTCGAAGGGTTTCTCGGAATGACAACTCTGCAAATTCCTAGCGCACGTGCGGAGATTTACGCTCGGGTGCTGCGCGAGCCGCTAGAGGCTCCGCCTGGGAGCCGCGCCGTCTACAGCGATATCGGTTTCATGCTGCTGGGCGGGCTGGTCGAAGCTGTTAGCGGACTGCCACTTGACCAAT comes from the Deltaproteobacteria bacterium genome and includes:
- a CDS encoding beta-lactamase family protein — encoded protein: MNFSEVDQVINSGVEQGVFPGVAVLVSQGGEVRYRRAHGWRSLEPERTPLAIDMIYDTASLTKPLATGVALMLLVAEHKLSLDDRVARFLPDFAAPEKTAITVRQLLSHASGLPAWHHYYRDLIVRPNGPEVCHSEPECNEGEESRVAPASLRFLVAKPVLSKVEGFLGMTTLQIPSARAEIYARVLREPLEAPPGSRAVYSDIGFMLLGGLVEAVSGLPLDQYCDERIFRLLQLCDTGFLNLERLTTVEQERQKQRFVPTERCPWRNRILCAEVHDENAYAMGGVAGHAGLFSTVDDLDRLVSCLLACYRGTDTFLPAAVVREFWVRDERVPGSTWALGWDTPSPQQSSAGEWFSAHSVGHLGFTGTSIWIDLERDVHVIVLSNRVHPRRDNTLIRSFRPALHNAVMRVVLEKC